The nucleotide sequence TGGGGGTCGTCCCCCGCGTCGTGGGCGGCGCCGTGCTGGCCACTGCGCTGCTGGGCCTGTCCTTCTGGGTGCGCAACCGGCCGGGTGGGCAGATCGGCTCGGTCACGCTGGCCGCCACCGGAGCGGTCGGGCTGTACCTGGACGTCGTGGTGGTCACCAGCACCTACCACTGGGTGCCGGTGCCCGTCGGTCTCGTGCTCGGCTTCGCCATCACCGCAGCCGGGCTGGGCATCGCCTACTGGTGGCGCTCCCAGCTGATGGCCCTGCTCGCCGTGCTGGCCTCGTGCGCCCTCTCCCCGTTCCTCATCCAGGACGGCGGTCCTGAGCTCACTGGCTTCGTCCTGGCGGTGTGCGTCGCCGCCGGCGTGCTGCACCTGCTGCGACCCTGGCAGGGCCTCTACGTGGTGCAGACCGTGGCTCCGGTGCTCGCAGCGGCGATCTCCATCGTCGTGGCAGCCGATCGCGACACCCTCGTCTGGACCACCGCCGGCGCCTGCGTCCTGGTGACCGTGACGGGCCTGGTCTTCGCGCTGCTGGCCGTCCACCGTGATCGCACCGACAGCGTGGCGCCGGGCCTGCTGCCGCTGTCGGTGGTGCCCACCCTGCTGACTCCCACGATCCTGTCGCAGTGGTCGGCGGTCGCCGTGGTCTCCGGCGCGGCTGCCGTGCTCATCGCCCTGCGCTTCTCCCTGCCGTGGCTGCCCCGATCGGTGCAGATGGTCCTCACCGGCGCCGGCTGCGTCGCGGCGTTCGAGGCCATGTGCCTGGCCGCCACCGTGGAGTCGCGGGCTTCGCTCATGCTGACGGCCACCATCGTGCTCGTGGTGATCGCCCACCAGCTGCGCTCGCGGCTGGCGCTGGGCCTGGCCACCGGTTTCGGTGCTCTGGGCCTCGCGATGCTGATGGAGCTCGCCCCGCCCGAGCTCGCGCTGTCCGACTCCTGGGCCTCGGCGCACGCCGGCTGGCCCGCCGTGGTCGCCGGCACGCTGCTCGTCGTGGCGGCCGGCGCCCTCGCCTACGAGGTGCACTGGTCCCGGGTGCTCGGTGCCGACCCGATCAGTTGGCTCGTCGGCGGAGCGGCGATGCTCTACGGCGCCAGCACCGCGCTCGTCGCCGCCGGCGTGCTGATCTCCCCGGAGCACGGCTACATGGGGGGCCACACCGCAGCCACAGTGACCTGGATGATTGCCGCACTGGTGCTGCTGAGCCTGGGCCTGTCCACCACGAGGCAGTCGCTGGTGGCCCGGGTGGCTGGGCTGATCCTGGCCGGGTCGGCCGTGGCCAAGCTGCTGCTGTTCGACCTGGCCGCGGTCAGCGGCATCGCCCGGGTGATCGGGTTCATCGTGGTGGGCCTGATGCTCATCGCCGCTGGCATGCGCTACGCCAGGGCCATCGGCAGCCAGCCCGAGTCGCAGCAGCAGCCGGGTGGCCCGCAGGTGCCCTCGGCACACCACCTGGGCTGACCGCCCGGTCCCGGCGCCCCGCGCTGCCTCCCCCCACTACCAGCGGGGGACGGGGTAGCCGGGGCGCTCCGGCGTCGAGCGGTGCTTGCCCGGGGCGCTGCGCTGCCGTGATCCACGACGTCCGCCCGAGGACGGCGGGCCCGAGCGGTCGGGATGGTCCTCGCCCGGCTCGCTCGGCTCGTGCTCGGACAGCCCGATGCGCTGCTGCAGCCGCAGCAGTGCCGGCGGGGCCCACCACGTCCGGTCCCCGATCAGCGCGATCACCGCGGGCACCAGCAGCAGCCGCACCACGGTGGCGTCCAGCGCCAGGGCGAAGATCAGGCCCAGACCCAGGAAGCGCATCGTGGACACCTCGGAGAACGCGAACGCCCCGGTGACCACCACCAGCAGCAGCGCAGCGGCACTGATCACCCCGCCCGTCCGGGCGGTGCCCGCGCGCACGGCGTCCCGGGTGCTGGCCCCGTTTGCCCGCGCCTCGACCATCCGGGAGAGCAGGAACACCTCGTAGTCGGTGGACAGGCCGAAGACAATGGCCGCCATCAGCACCACCACGCCGGCCTCCATCGGACCGGGGGTGATGCCCACCAGCCCCGCACCGTGGCCGTCCACGAAGATCCAGGTCAGGAAGCCCAGCGTCGAGCCGAGCCCGAGGGCGCTCATCAGGACCGCCTTCAGCGGCAGGATCACCGACCCGAAGGCCAGGAACATCAGCACGAAGGTGGCCACCGCCAGCAGCAGCGCCATCCAGGGCAGCGTCGACTGCAGCGCGGACAGGCTGTCCGTGCTGCTGGCGGTCTTGCCGCCCACCAGCACGTTCGTGCCCTCCGGGACCGGCAGGGCACGCAGCTCGTCCACCACCTGCTGCCGGCTAGGGGCGCCCTCGGCCCCCTCGCCCAGGGGCACCGTGAGCACGGTGACGCCCTCGCCGCTGGCCCCCGGCTGCGCCGGGCCGGCGCCACGCACGCCGCTCACGGCGGCGACCACCTGCTGCGTCTGCTCGGGCGTGGCGCCGCTGATCGCCACGGTCGCTGACTCCGAGGCCAGCGCGGGGAACTGCTGGGCGACCTGCTCGGTCGCGGTGCGGGCCGCAGAGTCGGCGGGCAGCGCACGCTCGCTGACGTCGCCGAAGGAGGCTCCGGCGAAGGGCAGGGTGAGCGCGGCCAGCACCGCCACGATGGGGACGGCCACCAGGGCGGGGCGGCGCATCACCGTGCTCGCGACCTGCCCCCAGAAGCCGTCCAGCTGCGCCGCGCCCACCTTGCGGCGAGCCCGACCGGGCACGCTCAGGGCGTCGATGCGCGGACCCAGCACCGACAGCAGCGC is from Rhodococcus sp. X156 and encodes:
- a CDS encoding DUF2339 domain-containing protein; translation: MTQHPDHDDAVAQLADEVRSLRKRLDEVGAEPPQTPAPPTEPAPGRPGPSWAPVPPPAPVRPPQPAFRAGPLGPAPRPPQVAQLPSGPIPPAARGPRPPSGPPRPPAGPPPWSGSPPGYPPPSAPVAQPGWWARENTTSRVLAVAGSVITLLGVVMLLVLAVQNGFLGVVPRVVGGAVLATALLGLSFWVRNRPGGQIGSVTLAATGAVGLYLDVVVVTSTYHWVPVPVGLVLGFAITAAGLGIAYWWRSQLMALLAVLASCALSPFLIQDGGPELTGFVLAVCVAAGVLHLLRPWQGLYVVQTVAPVLAAAISIVVAADRDTLVWTTAGACVLVTVTGLVFALLAVHRDRTDSVAPGLLPLSVVPTLLTPTILSQWSAVAVVSGAAAVLIALRFSLPWLPRSVQMVLTGAGCVAAFEAMCLAATVESRASLMLTATIVLVVIAHQLRSRLALGLATGFGALGLAMLMELAPPELALSDSWASAHAGWPAVVAGTLLVVAAGALAYEVHWSRVLGADPISWLVGGAAMLYGASTALVAAGVLISPEHGYMGGHTAATVTWMIAALVLLSLGLSTTRQSLVARVAGLILAGSAVAKLLLFDLAAVSGIARVIGFIVVGLMLIAAGMRYARAIGSQPESQQQPGGPQVPSAHHLG
- a CDS encoding MMPL family transporter codes for the protein MFASWGYLVHRRRRWVLGLVVLAAVLAGVFGAGLFDRLAQGGFDDPESESARAAQLVEERFGRTGGDVLAVYTAPAGTRIDDPVLGQQIRDRLTTLPPEHVASVVSLWTTPAPQLMDATGTRGLAVITLAGQDDSAVLDSYTQVQDAFAVDGVELALAGSAPVGTEVNERTAADLVRAESISLPVVLVLLLFIFGGLVAASLPLVVGVLTILSSLGLLRLLSLVVPVNSFAVNVVTLIGLGLAIDYGLFTVSRFREELAGGRTVADAVARTVATAGRTVAFSATLLAVAMSGLLLFPQNFLKSLGYGGMAAVGMAAFLALTVLPALLSVLGPRIDALSVPGRARRKVGAAQLDGFWGQVASTVMRRPALVAVPIVAVLAALTLPFAGASFGDVSERALPADSAARTATEQVAQQFPALASESATVAISGATPEQTQQVVAAVSGVRGAGPAQPGASGEGVTVLTVPLGEGAEGAPSRQQVVDELRALPVPEGTNVLVGGKTASSTDSLSALQSTLPWMALLLAVATFVLMFLAFGSVILPLKAVLMSALGLGSTLGFLTWIFVDGHGAGLVGITPGPMEAGVVVLMAAIVFGLSTDYEVFLLSRMVEARANGASTRDAVRAGTARTGGVISAAALLLVVVTGAFAFSEVSTMRFLGLGLIFALALDATVVRLLLVPAVIALIGDRTWWAPPALLRLQQRIGLSEHEPSEPGEDHPDRSGPPSSGGRRGSRQRSAPGKHRSTPERPGYPVPRW